The Episyrphus balteatus chromosome 3, idEpiBalt1.1, whole genome shotgun sequence genome segment ggtaccgttttcgagaaaattaaacatttccgaaattggtttatgacaggtatcgttattttttaataaaaaaatattagttctaaaaacccctatggagattctgcaaaaaaatgctacataccaagtttgatgttactCGGTAGATCCATTtagctgttcctttgggaggtggcaaagtactactagtagcttactagcgattttcaatggaacgcactttcaacgaattcaatacaaatcgtatccactcgggaagaagagcatgagtaggtagatgatagtactagattaaacaaaaaatctactattagcagactaccacctccagtggaacagggctatagtaatcccatgtctgattgttatctcaactttttttttgtacgaatgcatagcttgactatatcatgacaaaataaaaagcatgtaaaagcataaaagctacattcttctagttttagaatcttagaaccaaatatgtattttatttcaaatggtgaaaaagaaaaatcattggaactatcccaaaaccacattttcttgcatttgcgatcaaaatattcctttttaccttttgagtttctttgaacattttatttatgtataaatatcgtttaaattttagataacaaaaatgttttaattaaaaataaagaaaagtatccaaaaattttttttcaaaatttaacattttataaaaacttttaatttttatttgcagttgcaaatttgaacaaagccgtATATCCAAAGTCCTTGTTCGcaaacataaatcagtttaagcaaataaacgaggttgtttcgtattgtattaaaatactttaaaataatgtgaaatatggccatattgtatgaacttgatccctacctactcttgcattatgcggtttaagaaaatagtaagtatatgccacagtgcatgtggaaaacattcaaacagtgtgaactacaactttggcctagatattattacaaaaagcaccctaatcaaaattaaataaaaacttctataactgaagaaaatcttcttcttctcgttaataaaaacaaaaaacaaaatccttccaaacatacataagaatcaaacattcaaaaataaatattcaattctaaataatacaaaaatttaaaataaattcaatttcaatattacagaaacaaaaataaacaaacacactactagcacaaaacaaaactaatacaaatacaccaaatataaataatattgtagatgtggttacttagtaaccaaaagtccttttcagggatttttcggccatcgaatacacaatcctaaaacgattgtggcgctACTCCTCAAACGATTGTCGCTCCACCCCTCAAACATAGCGGacgttttttccggtgtcacttctatatataataattattcaatgctaaAATCTTACGATTTTTTAGAAGAATTAATTACATacatagtttaatttttttccaaaactctcaGTTCAGTACTGAAAAAAACCTCGTCTTTTCAAAAACCCATATATTGATTTTTCATCTACGCATAATTTAAGATAATACAAATTGTTTTCTCCTCTAGCATCCTTTCATTACACGCACTTTtgctatctaaaaaaaatatttcaaaatattatatttatattcctATCTTCTTTTCCATATATAATATACAACAAACTTCTTTCATTCTGAATGAAATTGATTAATTCAATAGTAGATGTggtagagcaaaaaaaaaaggacaagtAAATCACCCCTAAGCAAAAACCACTCGAAAGGCTCACTTTAGGGCTGTAAGTTGTAGCCGAATATTAAAAGGAGAGGGGATGAAGAAATATACACTACACAATTGCATTATATACCTAAGCGGCCATTGTAAAAACTCACCCTTCACGCAAAACCATGAATGGAAAACAGGGTGGAGTATTCGAGTCTAGGTAGAAATCCagaaatcatttaaaaagaCCCTCACAATCCTTGAGAGTTCAGTTCGAAGTTAGATCTTGTAGAGTGTGCACATTTGAGCTCTCTATAAACGCAGAGATTTTtacgtttatttttacttagtttatcccaattttgtttaagttttttccgttcaatttttgacaaaaaaaaaaaaaatcattaaaaatgtcTTCGGTTAATTTACATCCACCACAAACCTATTCGAGGCTTTTCCGTCCCTGGGATTCGAAATCTAGCGACGAGGATAGCAGCAGTGATTGTAGTTCAAGTGCAGTGAAACAAGAACAAGAAATTAATGTTAGTTGCGAAAGCCCGGCTTCCAACATAAACAATCAATCAATTTATGAAGAAGTGCCACAAAGTGACCATCAGCAAGGTGTATTCCCTGTTAGCCCGATGGGGTCTTATACTTTTGAAAATACACAGTTTGCACCAGGAATGCCGGGTGTTAGTGATTTGTATCAATATCCGAGTGGACTACCTTTGCCGTCGGCACCATTTGTCGGAATGGATCCGTTCTCAATGAGTCTGATGGAACAGGAGTATGCCAGAGTTATGGCTGAAGATGCCCATTTAAAAGCTCTCAATTCCCGAAAACAACGACCAAAGAAGTTCAAGTGCCCTCATTGTGATGTTGCCTTTTCTAACAATGGCCAACTTAAGGGTCATATTCGCATTCATACCGGTAAGTTCTAAGATTCCATTTCGGTCTTAACTATCTAAAAAATTGAATCTCTTCAAAAACTTTGAAGGTTCACGAAAACCATCTATTAaaagcattttatttatttatttcttatttttttattatttcaggcGAAAGACCATTCAAATGTGATGTTGAATCCTGCGGAAAAACTTTCACACGTAACGAAGAACTAACCCGTCATAAGAGAATCCATACTGGTCTCCGACCATATGCCTGTACTTCATGTGGAAAGAAATTCGGCCGTCGAGATCATTTAAAGAAACACATGAAAACCCATATGCCACAAGAGCGCCAACTTGGACCTGCAATATTTGTGCCTATGTATCCATACTTGTATGGATACTAAAACAATAAATAACAGTCTGGAACTTTGTATTTTGTCTGATTTGTTcgtgtttatgaaaaaaatcagacattattttctaaaatgtttATAAGAAATCTATGTAAAAACATGTATATtttgtaaaagtaaaaaaaaaaaatgtaaatatgttaaatatttaatttaagcaaaaaaaaaagtgatgataGCCATTGTAAGGAAAATTAATTAAGAACAAATACATTATACaacctttttatatatttacaaattgaaattttttgtttcttttaccatcgtttgaaattatttaaaaattatatgtaaCTTTCTATAAGAAGGAGCAATACCAATATTCTTTACATCGAACTTTCAATAATTGCATACTGCTCAAGAAGTTTGACTAACTTACCACACAACTTTCGATCCCTATCTCCtgattttactaaaattttgtacctacgtttactaaaattttaatttaaaaattaaaagttacaTATTTAGCAAATGAAGTGAAATTAAGATCTCGATGCCATTAAGTCTGAATTCATGAAACCAAAATCTGCTAAGAAATGGAAAACATTTAGACCGAATTATATTCGAGCTGCTAGAAGAACAATTAGTAGGAAACAACTTAAAAATATGATCCGTATTGTTAGTATGATTCAAGATTCAAGAGTGCAATAAGTTaatttacaaacaaataaaatattgaacaatgttaggaataacttttaaaacccggaaaacttttaaaaattcaattttcgaaaatatgggGGCTAAgttaaaaaaggatttttgctctaaaacccccatttttgaaatttgttctaaaaaaaaattggaaaattccgtaataaacaacttttgaaaataacaatttcaatttcacagTCACACACTTGTTCTTGTTCTCTTTTTCAGTAAATTTGTGATTTATATGAAGAAAATGCGAAAATGTTCAACTTCAAGAAAATGTTctgaaaagtgagaaaaaacCCTCAACTCGTTTTTGTCTGCATACTAGCCACTGTGTTCttaagaaaatacattttttgctattaaaaatttatacgtGTGACTCAAACTTAAACCATGAAttcaggaaaaataaaaataacacttaaagaaattaatttttttttgtctaaaaaaaatgtacctacctaaaaaaaatttttgagcaaaaaaaatttgatattcaTATCATATCATacttaattattataaaatttctataaaaagtgCAGCAACTTTGAAATTTATTCACatcaaattcacttttttttatcatcaaCATGATATTCAAATCTCTTGTTGTGGTAACTTTAATTCTATTTAGTAGgggtttttggtaaaaaataagaaccaaaatgtttgaaaaaaattaggtgcccttttttttttgtatttttattttatagaataTGTTCCATGTCAAAGGAAGATACAACAATCACTATACGATAAAATGGAGTAGTGGAGTCTGGAC includes the following:
- the LOC129915795 gene encoding zinc finger protein 737, translating into MSSVNLHPPQTYSRLFRPWDSKSSDEDSSSDCSSSAVKQEQEINVSCESPASNINNQSIYEEVPQSDHQQGVFPVSPMGSYTFENTQFAPGMPGVSDLYQYPSGLPLPSAPFVGMDPFSMSLMEQEYARVMAEDAHLKALNSRKQRPKKFKCPHCDVAFSNNGQLKGHIRIHTGERPFKCDVESCGKTFTRNEELTRHKRIHTGLRPYACTSCGKKFGRRDHLKKHMKTHMPQERQLGPAIFVPMYPYLYGY